In Desulfatiglans sp., the sequence ACTTTAACTAAGTGTGCATTGGCATAAATACAATCGCTTATATTTTTATCACGGAGAGCACAGAGAACACTTGAAAAAATAACAGCATAAAAGGTAAAATCTCCGCGCTTTCCATGTCCTTATATGTTTGAAGTGACGGACTTAAATTGAACCACAAAGACGCAGCCCCCTTCGCCAAGGCTACGGCGCGCCAGGAAGGGCGCTAAGAAAAACAAAATTTATTTATTGATAATATTAAAAAGATTTTCTTCGTGTCCTCCGTGGTTAGTTATTATGTTTTATCCTGACTAAAACGAGTGTCAGTTCGTTGCTCTTTCATCAATAGTCGCCCTGTTGATAATGAGCGGCTCCTTCGGTGTGCCGTTCGGTGAGCCTGCTGTTTCAAGTTTTTTGACCACATCATGCCCTGTTACCACCTCACCAAAGATGGTATGCTTTCCATCAAGATGGGGTGTTGCAGAAAATGTAATGAAAAACTGGCTGCCGTCTGTGCCAGGCCCGGAGTTGGCTGTGCTTAACAGGTATGGCCTGTTGTGTTTCACATTGGGGTTGAATTCACCATCATAGCTGTAACCAGGGTCCCCTGTGCCTGTACCAAAGGGGCATCCTGCCTGTGCCATAAAACCGGGGATCACACGGTGAAATGTGATGCCCTCATAAAAACCCTTTTTTGTAAGAAAGATGGTGCTTGTAACATGCATTGGCGCCACATCCGGCATAAGCCTGAGCCTTATTTGCCCTTTGTTTGTTTCCAAAACCCAGATATATTCTATATTTTTATCAAAGGTCATCATCTCAGGTTTTTTAAGCTGGATCTTCCAGCCTTTGTCACCCAGTAATTTTACAGCCTTGTATTCATTAATTATTTTCTTGATCTCATCCTGTGAAAAGCGGGAAGGCCGTTTATTTAGAACCTCTTTAATGCCATCAAGCATAATATTGTAATCAGGGTCAATATCCTGTTTTTTAAGCAGATTGCCGATCTGAACCCCGACAGCATAGCTCATTTTATCTTTGCTGGTTTTAAGATCATCCTGATTTTCAGCTGCATTTAGTGGAAAAATCATTAATATTTCCAGTAAGATTAATGTGAACAATTTTTTCATAATAACCTCTCCTGTTAGAAATAAAAAAGAGTGAAATAGAAAAGAAGGATAAT encodes:
- a CDS encoding peptidylprolyl isomerase — protein: MLDGIKEVLNKRPSRFSQDEIKKIINEYKAVKLLGDKGWKIQLKKPEMMTFDKNIEYIWVLETNKGQIRLRLMPDVAPMHVTSTIFLTKKGFYEGITFHRVIPGFMAQAGCPFGTGTGDPGYSYDGEFNPNVKHNRPYLLSTANSGPGTDGSQFFITFSATPHLDGKHTIFGEVVTGHDVVKKLETAGSPNGTPKEPLIINRATIDERATN